A genomic window from Rhodomicrobium lacus includes:
- the rlmB gene encoding 23S rRNA (guanosine(2251)-2'-O)-methyltransferase RlmB gives MTRIVKPSKPRHDETRKQARGPGAKEAGAGSRDTAPKQEAWAFSRFGDAGRNARPQKSAGQSFARLAAGETLYGLHSVEAALANPKRRIHHAWLTENAAARLRPLLDARKIAATLALPADLDALTGPGAVHQGAVLHVEPLAQPGLDDFLDALDDAPATVVILDQVTDPHNVGAVIRSAAAFGIGAMIVQDRHSPPLTATLAKSASGGLEHVPVIEVVNLSRVLEKLKERDFLCIGFDSEGAQRFDAALAGGRRVAFVFGAEDRGLRRLVREKCDAIAALAAPGPIKSLNISNAAAIVFHARALERGDEK, from the coding sequence ATGACGCGCATCGTCAAACCATCGAAACCGCGTCACGATGAAACGCGAAAGCAGGCTCGTGGCCCCGGAGCGAAGGAGGCGGGCGCCGGTTCGCGCGACACGGCACCGAAGCAGGAAGCGTGGGCTTTTTCCCGTTTCGGCGATGCGGGAAGAAATGCCCGGCCACAGAAATCCGCTGGCCAAAGCTTCGCAAGGCTCGCAGCGGGCGAGACGCTTTACGGCCTGCATTCGGTCGAAGCGGCGCTCGCGAACCCGAAACGGCGCATCCATCATGCATGGCTGACCGAGAACGCCGCCGCGCGACTGCGTCCGCTTCTTGACGCGCGCAAGATCGCCGCGACGCTCGCGCTGCCCGCCGACCTCGACGCGCTGACCGGACCGGGCGCGGTGCATCAGGGCGCGGTGCTTCATGTCGAACCGCTCGCTCAGCCCGGCCTCGACGATTTTCTCGACGCGCTCGACGACGCGCCCGCCACCGTCGTCATCCTCGATCAGGTCACGGACCCGCACAATGTCGGCGCGGTGATCCGCTCTGCGGCGGCGTTCGGCATCGGCGCGATGATCGTACAGGATCGACATTCTCCGCCTCTGACGGCCACGCTCGCGAAGTCCGCCTCCGGCGGGCTCGAACATGTGCCTGTGATCGAGGTGGTCAACCTGTCGCGTGTGCTCGAAAAGCTGAAGGAGCGCGACTTCCTCTGCATCGGCTTCGATTCCGAGGGCGCGCAGCGGTTTGATGCCGCGTTGGCGGGCGGGCGGCGCGTGGCGTTCGTTTTCGGCGCGGAGGACAGGGGGCTGCGCCGGCTTGTGCGCGAGAAGTGCGATGCGATTGCCGCGCTCGCCGCGCCCGGCCCGATCAAGAGCCTCAACATCTCGAACGCGGCCGCGATCGTGTTCCATGCGCGCGCGCTGGAACGGGGAGACGAAAAGTGA
- a CDS encoding [protein-PII] uridylyltransferase encodes MDQISIATPPFFDPAELRAELSAYWKESAENPAQMRPRVVRRLKELKATAQAEAEALLLRTGDGRACAAALALFQDELIKLIYDFSTKHLYRARNPSAAEHMALVATGGYGRGLMAPKSDVDLLFLLPYKQTAWGESIVESVLYFLWDLGYKVGHATRTVDQTLKAAQSDMTIRTALLDARLIHGEGALFDDMWSRFIANVVSGSKREFIAAKLVEREERLKRAGQSRYRVEPNIKEGKGGLRDLNLLHWLAVYLNPAHNGQKAENAIFTHSEVATFNHCEGFLWTIRCHLHFLTGKAEERLSFDVQPDMARRLRYHEGRGLLAVERFMKHYFLIAKDVGDLTRTVCSSLELRQLKSVPTLSDFVGALPWSPQAKIAATTDFRLDNRRLNVKQPDVFRKDPLNLIRFFIEAERENLLMHPEALRLIRASMKLIDDDFRRNREANRLFLDLLTSREAPENSLRYMNESGVLGRFIPEFGRCVAMMQFNMYHHYTVDEHTLQAIGILSRIEKGEFGKELPLSTEIINDIQNRNALYVALLMHDVAKAVEGDHSLVGADWARSVALRLGLSAAEAETAAWLVRHHLVMSQTAQSRDISDPQTIRNFADLVQSPERLKLLLLLTVADIRAVGPGVWNGWKGQLLRQLYYDTEPILAGGHTRVPRQARIAAAKARLGEVLRDWDAADVEHFIQRHESDYWVRTDLERQILHANLIRRFETEAAPLVYDVRCCDIVRPIPELTFVTGDHPQLLMQCAGACAASGASIASAQIATTRDGLALDTLLFQRKFVDDHEEISQCEKIARSITDVVSGARVLDEARVRSVRKMPKVDAFTVPPDIVIDNTASQETTVIEVHALDRPGLLYDLARGFDELGLDIASAHIATFGEKAVDVFYVTGPGKQKVTDEATKSRIRAQILDLLEE; translated from the coding sequence ATGGACCAGATCAGCATCGCCACGCCGCCCTTCTTCGATCCCGCCGAGTTGCGCGCGGAGCTTTCGGCCTATTGGAAGGAAAGCGCGGAAAATCCGGCGCAGATGCGCCCGCGCGTGGTGCGCCGCCTGAAGGAACTGAAGGCGACCGCGCAAGCCGAGGCCGAGGCGCTGCTGTTGCGCACGGGCGACGGGCGCGCCTGCGCGGCAGCGCTCGCGCTTTTCCAGGATGAACTGATCAAGCTCATCTACGATTTCTCGACGAAGCATCTCTATCGCGCGCGAAACCCTTCCGCCGCCGAACATATGGCGCTCGTCGCCACGGGCGGGTACGGGCGCGGCCTCATGGCCCCGAAATCGGACGTCGATCTCCTGTTCCTCCTTCCGTACAAGCAGACGGCGTGGGGCGAGAGCATCGTGGAGTCCGTGCTCTATTTCCTGTGGGATCTCGGTTACAAGGTCGGCCATGCCACCCGCACCGTCGACCAGACGCTGAAGGCCGCGCAATCCGACATGACGATCCGCACGGCGCTGCTCGATGCGCGGCTCATCCACGGCGAAGGCGCGCTTTTCGATGATATGTGGTCGCGCTTCATCGCCAACGTCGTCAGCGGCTCGAAGCGGGAGTTCATCGCGGCTAAGCTCGTCGAGCGCGAGGAGCGCCTGAAGCGCGCGGGCCAGTCGCGTTATCGCGTCGAGCCCAACATCAAGGAAGGCAAGGGCGGCCTTCGCGACCTGAACCTGCTGCACTGGCTCGCGGTCTACCTCAACCCGGCGCACAACGGCCAGAAGGCGGAAAACGCGATCTTCACGCATAGCGAGGTCGCCACCTTCAACCATTGCGAGGGCTTCCTCTGGACGATCCGCTGCCATCTGCATTTTCTCACCGGGAAGGCAGAAGAGCGGCTTTCTTTCGACGTGCAGCCGGACATGGCGCGGCGGCTCCGCTATCATGAAGGCCGTGGCCTGCTCGCCGTCGAGCGGTTCATGAAGCACTATTTTCTGATCGCGAAGGATGTCGGCGATCTCACGCGCACCGTCTGTTCGAGCCTCGAATTGCGGCAGTTGAAGAGCGTGCCGACGCTCAGCGACTTCGTCGGCGCGCTGCCATGGAGCCCGCAGGCCAAGATCGCCGCGACGACCGATTTCCGCCTCGACAACCGGCGTCTGAACGTCAAGCAGCCGGACGTCTTCCGAAAAGACCCGCTGAACCTGATCCGTTTCTTCATCGAGGCGGAGCGCGAAAACCTGCTGATGCATCCCGAAGCGCTGCGCCTCATCCGCGCGTCGATGAAGCTCATCGACGACGATTTCCGCAGGAACCGGGAGGCGAACCGCCTTTTTCTCGATCTTCTGACCTCGCGCGAGGCGCCGGAAAACTCGCTCCGCTACATGAACGAGTCGGGCGTGCTGGGCCGCTTCATCCCTGAGTTCGGCCGTTGCGTGGCGATGATGCAGTTCAACATGTATCATCACTATACGGTGGACGAGCACACGCTTCAGGCGATCGGCATCCTCTCGCGCATCGAGAAGGGGGAGTTCGGCAAGGAGCTTCCGCTCTCTACCGAAATCATCAACGACATCCAGAACCGCAACGCGCTCTATGTGGCGCTCCTGATGCACGACGTGGCGAAGGCGGTCGAAGGCGATCATTCCCTCGTCGGCGCCGACTGGGCCCGTTCGGTGGCGCTGCGCCTTGGTCTGTCGGCGGCTGAAGCCGAAACCGCCGCGTGGCTCGTCAGACATCATCTCGTCATGAGCCAGACGGCGCAAAGCCGCGATATCTCGGACCCGCAGACCATCCGCAACTTCGCGGACCTCGTGCAAAGCCCGGAGCGGCTGAAGCTGCTTTTGCTGCTTACCGTGGCCGACATTCGCGCGGTCGGCCCCGGTGTATGGAACGGCTGGAAAGGACAGCTTCTCCGCCAGCTTTATTACGATACGGAGCCGATCCTCGCCGGCGGCCATACGCGCGTGCCGCGTCAGGCTCGGATAGCCGCCGCCAAGGCAAGGCTCGGTGAGGTTCTGCGCGACTGGGACGCCGCCGATGTCGAGCACTTCATCCAGCGCCACGAATCCGACTACTGGGTGCGCACCGATCTCGAACGGCAGATCCTGCATGCGAACCTGATCCGCCGCTTCGAGACGGAAGCCGCGCCGCTTGTCTACGATGTGCGTTGCTGCGACATCGTCCGTCCGATCCCGGAGCTGACCTTCGTCACGGGCGATCACCCGCAACTTCTGATGCAATGCGCGGGAGCCTGTGCCGCCTCCGGCGCCAGCATCGCGTCGGCTCAGATCGCGACGACGCGCGACGGGCTGGCGCTCGACACGCTGCTGTTCCAGCGGAAGTTCGTCGACGACCACGAGGAAATTTCCCAGTGCGAGAAGATCGCGCGTTCGATCACGGATGTCGTGTCCGGCGCGCGGGTTCTGGATGAGGCGAGAGTTCGTTCGGTGCGCAAGATGCCGAAGGTGGACGCGTTCACCGTGCCCCCCGACATCGTGATCGACAACACGGCATCGCAGGAAACGACGGTGATCGAGGTGCATGCGCTCGATCGTCCCGGCCTTCTCTACGATCTCGCGCGCGGCTTCGACGAATTGGGCCTCGACATTGCGTCCGCGCATATCGCAACCTTCGGCGAAAAGGCGGTGGACGTATTCTACGTGACGGGGCCGGGCAAGCAGAAGGTGACGGACGAGGCGACCAAGAGCAGGATTCGCGCGCAGATTCTCGACCTTCTCGAAGAGTGA
- a CDS encoding DUF2126 domain-containing protein — protein MAIHVALTHRTEYDYDRLTGLGPQVVRLRPAPHCRTPILSYSLSITPEEHFINWQQDPFGNYLARLVFPEKTREFKVVVDLVADMATINPFDFFVEEYAQNWPFDYDASLKEELAPYLKAEEPGPLLKDYIAGLRIDAKTSIDFIWALNLQLQKDIAYLIRMEPGVQTPEETLEKRSGSCRDSGWLLVHIMRHFGLAARFVSGYLIQLKADQKSLDGPSGTEVDFTDLHAWAEVYLPGAGWIGLDPTSGLFAGEGHIPLAATPSPQSAAPISGAHDEAEVTFSFDMQVQRIYESPRVTLPYTDDQWKAIAAAGHEVDRRLDAGDVRLSMGGEPTFVSIDDVDGAEWNTDAVGPTKRRYAENLIRRLRDRFAPGGLLHYGQGKWYPGEQLPRWSFSVYWRADNQPLWENEAHIDHEIPVKPATQEDAGRFAEVLAEQLGLPADAGVPAYEDPAHFLLIEQKLPINVEPEDNKLEDPQERDRVIRVFERGLDKPSGYVMPIQVWHSQARGRTWVTEKWNFRRRRLYLVPGDSPVGYRLPLSSTPYIVPSNYPHIIPTDPFAARASMPSREVLLRSRRESVTLLAPPAAPAPLVPTEVFGNVRTALAIEPRDGHLCVFMPPLADAEDYAALAAAIEETAKITGQPVHIEGYHPPHDPRLNVIKVTPDPGVIEVNIQPASNWDEAVNITEILYEEARLARLGTEKFMVDGRHTGTGGGNHIVLGAKTPADSPFLRRPDLLASIIAYWQNHPSLSYLFSGLFIGPTSQAPRIDEARNDSLYEMEIAFSQIPDKDYGWIPSWLVDRVFRNLLIDSSGNTHRAEICIDKLYSPDSSSGRLGLVEFRNFEMPPHARMSLAQQLLLRALIAWFWEKPYKRRLIPWGTELHDRFMLPDFVWADFKDVIADLKEAGFPVAVEWFAPHFEFRFPLYGAVDYQGIEIELRQALEPWHVLGEEGAPGGTVRYVDSSLERLQVKVKGNLGNRYQVLCNGVTVPLKPTGTHGEAAAGVRFRAWWPASCLQPTIPPHTPLVFDLYDSHAGRSVGGCRYHVAHPGGRAHDNFPINALEAETRRLARFELYGHTPGTMQPYNPGPNPSFPHTLDLRRVGF, from the coding sequence ATGGCCATCCATGTCGCGCTGACCCATCGGACCGAATATGATTACGACCGCCTGACCGGGCTCGGCCCCCAGGTGGTGAGGTTGCGGCCGGCGCCGCACTGCCGCACGCCGATCCTGTCCTATTCGCTCAGCATCACGCCGGAAGAGCACTTCATCAACTGGCAGCAGGACCCGTTCGGCAACTATCTGGCGCGGCTCGTCTTCCCGGAAAAAACGCGCGAGTTCAAGGTGGTGGTCGATCTCGTGGCGGACATGGCCACGATCAACCCCTTCGACTTCTTCGTCGAGGAATACGCGCAGAACTGGCCTTTCGACTACGATGCGTCGCTGAAGGAGGAACTCGCGCCCTACCTCAAGGCGGAGGAACCGGGGCCGCTTCTGAAGGACTATATCGCGGGCCTCAGGATCGACGCGAAGACCTCCATCGATTTCATCTGGGCGCTAAATTTGCAGCTTCAGAAGGATATTGCCTATCTGATACGCATGGAGCCGGGCGTTCAGACGCCGGAAGAGACGCTGGAGAAGCGCTCCGGCTCGTGCCGCGACTCGGGCTGGCTGCTCGTGCACATCATGCGGCATTTCGGCCTCGCCGCGCGTTTCGTGTCGGGGTACCTCATTCAATTGAAGGCGGATCAGAAGTCGCTCGACGGCCCATCCGGCACCGAGGTTGATTTCACGGATCTGCACGCATGGGCCGAAGTCTATCTTCCCGGCGCGGGCTGGATCGGCCTCGATCCGACATCCGGCCTGTTCGCGGGCGAAGGCCACATCCCGCTTGCCGCCACGCCCTCGCCGCAGAGCGCCGCGCCGATCTCGGGCGCGCATGACGAGGCGGAAGTCACGTTCAGCTTCGACATGCAGGTGCAGCGCATCTACGAAAGCCCGCGCGTGACGCTGCCCTACACGGACGACCAGTGGAAGGCCATCGCGGCGGCGGGGCACGAGGTCGACCGGCGACTCGATGCGGGCGATGTGCGGCTCTCGATGGGCGGCGAGCCGACGTTCGTTTCCATTGACGACGTGGACGGCGCCGAATGGAACACGGACGCCGTGGGGCCGACGAAACGGCGCTATGCTGAAAACCTCATCCGCCGCCTGCGCGACCGCTTCGCACCGGGTGGACTGCTTCATTACGGGCAAGGCAAGTGGTATCCGGGCGAACAGCTTCCGCGCTGGTCGTTCTCGGTCTACTGGCGCGCGGACAATCAGCCGCTCTGGGAAAACGAAGCGCATATCGACCACGAAATCCCCGTAAAGCCCGCAACTCAGGAAGACGCGGGCCGTTTCGCGGAAGTGCTGGCCGAACAACTCGGCCTTCCCGCCGATGCAGGCGTTCCGGCCTATGAAGACCCGGCGCATTTTCTTCTCATCGAGCAGAAACTGCCGATCAATGTCGAGCCCGAGGACAACAAGCTCGAAGACCCGCAGGAACGCGACCGCGTCATCCGCGTGTTCGAGCGCGGGCTCGACAAGCCGTCCGGCTACGTCATGCCGATCCAGGTGTGGCACAGTCAGGCGCGCGGCCGCACATGGGTGACGGAGAAGTGGAACTTCCGCCGCCGCAGGCTCTATCTCGTGCCGGGCGACTCGCCCGTGGGCTATCGCCTGCCGCTGTCGTCGACGCCCTACATCGTGCCGTCGAACTATCCGCACATCATCCCGACCGATCCGTTCGCGGCGCGCGCTTCCATGCCGTCGCGCGAGGTGCTTTTGCGCAGCCGCCGCGAGTCGGTGACGCTGCTGGCCCCTCCGGCGGCGCCCGCGCCGCTCGTGCCGACCGAAGTCTTCGGCAATGTCCGCACCGCGCTCGCCATCGAGCCGCGCGACGGGCATCTTTGCGTGTTCATGCCGCCGCTCGCCGACGCGGAAGACTACGCCGCGCTTGCCGCCGCCATCGAGGAAACCGCGAAGATCACGGGGCAGCCGGTTCATATCGAGGGCTATCACCCGCCGCACGATCCGCGCCTCAACGTGATCAAGGTCACGCCCGACCCCGGCGTGATCGAGGTGAACATTCAGCCCGCGTCGAACTGGGACGAGGCGGTGAACATCACCGAAATCCTGTATGAGGAAGCGCGGCTCGCCCGGCTCGGCACCGAGAAATTCATGGTCGACGGCCGTCACACCGGCACCGGCGGCGGCAATCACATCGTGCTCGGCGCGAAGACCCCGGCCGACAGCCCCTTCCTGCGCCGCCCCGATCTGCTTGCCAGCATCATCGCGTACTGGCAGAACCACCCGTCGCTGTCCTATCTGTTCTCGGGCCTCTTCATCGGGCCGACGAGCCAGGCGCCGCGCATCGACGAGGCGCGGAACGACTCGCTCTACGAAATGGAAATCGCGTTCAGCCAGATCCCGGACAAGGATTACGGCTGGATTCCCTCTTGGCTCGTGGACCGCGTCTTCCGCAATCTGCTCATAGACTCTTCGGGCAACACGCACCGCGCGGAAATCTGCATCGATAAACTCTACTCGCCGGATTCGTCCTCCGGGAGGCTCGGCCTTGTGGAGTTCCGCAATTTCGAAATGCCCCCGCATGCGCGCATGAGCCTCGCGCAGCAGCTTCTGCTTCGCGCGCTGATCGCATGGTTCTGGGAAAAGCCCTACAAGCGCCGCCTCATTCCGTGGGGCACGGAACTGCACGACCGCTTCATGCTACCTGATTTCGTCTGGGCCGACTTCAAGGACGTGATTGCGGATCTTAAGGAAGCGGGCTTCCCGGTCGCGGTCGAATGGTTCGCGCCTCATTTCGAGTTCCGCTTCCCGCTTTACGGCGCGGTGGATTATCAAGGCATCGAGATCGAACTGCGACAGGCGCTGGAGCCGTGGCACGTGCTCGGCGAGGAAGGCGCGCCGGGGGGCACCGTCCGCTATGTGGACTCGTCGCTCGAACGCCTTCAGGTGAAGGTGAAGGGCAATCTCGGCAACCGCTATCAGGTGCTTTGCAACGGCGTGACCGTGCCGCTGAAGCCGACGGGCACGCATGGCGAGGCCGCTGCCGGCGTGCGCTTCCGCGCGTGGTGGCCCGCAAGCTGCCTCCAGCCGACGATCCCGCCGCATACGCCCCTCGTGTTCGACCTGTACGACAGCCATGCGGGGCGCTCCGTCGGCGGCTGCCGCTATCACGTCGCGCATCCGGGCGGCCGCGCGCATGACAATTTCCCGATCAATGCGCTCGAAGCCGAGACGCGCCGCCTCGCGCGCTTCGAGCTTTACGGGCATACGCCGGGCACGATGCAGCCCTACAATCCGGGGCCAAACCCGAGCTTCCCGCATACGCTCGACCTGCGGCGCGTCGGATTTTGA
- a CDS encoding NUDIX hydrolase, with amino-acid sequence MLHADATAALAEYERLFPCEALEGVRDFLARNSEDILRSNPAGHVTASGLVFDGSALLLILHKKSGRFLQPGGHVESADASIYDAARREVLEETGLAVTSSPLFPARVPFNIDVHMIPARPDRDQREHWHYDFQYLFEPVGRDVHIDESEVEAYRWAPLDHPFAASGLIAAAPKLQKLLSKRTLT; translated from the coding sequence ATGCTCCATGCCGACGCGACGGCAGCACTCGCCGAATACGAAAGGCTCTTTCCCTGCGAGGCGCTTGAAGGCGTGCGGGATTTTCTCGCGCGCAATTCCGAGGACATTCTCAGGTCGAACCCGGCCGGGCACGTCACTGCGAGCGGCCTCGTCTTCGACGGCAGCGCGCTGCTCCTGATCCTTCACAAGAAATCGGGGCGGTTCCTTCAGCCGGGCGGCCATGTCGAGAGCGCGGACGCATCCATTTACGATGCCGCCAGGCGCGAAGTGCTGGAAGAAACGGGTCTTGCCGTGACATCGTCGCCGCTGTTTCCGGCGCGCGTGCCGTTCAACATCGATGTGCACATGATACCGGCGCGCCCCGACCGCGACCAGCGCGAACACTGGCATTATGACTTCCAATATCTGTTCGAGCCGGTTGGCCGGGACGTGCACATCGATGAAAGCGAGGTCGAAGCTTATCGGTGGGCGCCTCTCGATCATCCCTTCGCCGCGAGCGGGCTCATCGCTGCGGCCCCGAAACTGCAAAAGCTTCTATCGAAGAGGACGCTTACATGA
- a CDS encoding carbon-nitrogen hydrolase family protein yields MARTIRIASAQYPIDELTSMAAFDAKLARWVEQAVVKGAQLLVFPEYASMELARIAGRHISRDLHASIEVMQYCIADYEAEYARLAKRHGVHILAGSAPTRLADGSVVNRARLFTPHGETGSQQKQILTRSEVEDWGIDAGSGLCVFDIGLAKIGIAICYDSEFPLIVRAMCDAGAEVILVPSCTDTAYGYYRVRNACAARALENQVYVVQACTVGAADWSAAVDQNAGAAGFFAPSDPLFSSPSGVLEEGQMNAAQWVFATLDLDLLAEVRKDGDVFNTRDWGKQPGAAELPPAKVVTFR; encoded by the coding sequence ATGGCCCGAACCATTCGCATCGCGTCGGCCCAGTATCCCATCGATGAACTTACGTCGATGGCGGCCTTCGACGCCAAGCTCGCCCGCTGGGTCGAGCAGGCTGTGGTTAAAGGCGCGCAGTTGCTCGTTTTCCCGGAATACGCGTCGATGGAACTGGCTCGTATCGCCGGGCGGCATATCTCGCGCGACCTCCACGCCTCGATCGAGGTCATGCAGTATTGCATTGCCGATTACGAAGCCGAATATGCGCGCCTCGCAAAACGGCATGGAGTCCATATCCTCGCGGGCAGCGCGCCGACGCGCCTTGCCGATGGGAGCGTCGTGAATCGCGCGCGGCTCTTCACGCCACACGGCGAAACGGGAAGCCAGCAGAAGCAGATCCTGACACGTTCGGAAGTCGAGGACTGGGGTATCGATGCCGGCTCGGGCCTGTGCGTCTTCGACATCGGCCTGGCGAAAATCGGCATCGCCATCTGCTACGACTCGGAGTTCCCGCTGATCGTGCGCGCGATGTGCGATGCGGGTGCGGAAGTCATCCTCGTCCCGTCCTGCACCGATACCGCCTATGGCTACTACCGCGTGCGCAACGCCTGCGCGGCGCGGGCGCTCGAAAATCAGGTGTATGTCGTGCAAGCCTGCACGGTTGGGGCGGCGGACTGGTCGGCGGCGGTCGATCAGAACGCGGGCGCGGCGGGCTTTTTCGCGCCCTCGGACCCGCTGTTTTCCTCTCCCTCCGGCGTGCTGGAAGAAGGCCAGATGAACGCGGCGCAATGGGTGTTCGCGACGCTCGACCTCGACCTTCTCGCCGAGGTGCGCAAGGATGGCGACGTCTTCAACACCCGCGACTGGGGCAAGCAGCCCGGCGCTGCGGAGTTGCCGCCAGCCAAGGTGGTTACTTTCAGATAA
- a CDS encoding GNAT family N-acetyltransferase: MRISTLTGPDLERALPELARLRIEVFRAYPYLYDGSLDYEQSYLASFAGAADSIAVVAENDHGRIVGCATGSALEGHNEESGEPFRARGIDAARIFYCGESVLDPSFRGRGFGHAFFDAREAHARARGYRSSAFCAVVRPDDHPLKPAAYSPLEPFWKKRGYRKAEGLIATFHWKDVDQADETAHPMQFWIREFD; encoded by the coding sequence ATGCGCATTTCGACACTCACAGGGCCGGATCTTGAACGCGCGCTGCCTGAACTGGCGCGGCTCAGGATCGAGGTTTTTCGCGCTTACCCGTACCTCTACGATGGCTCGCTCGATTACGAACAGAGCTATCTCGCGTCTTTCGCCGGAGCGGCGGACAGCATCGCCGTCGTCGCGGAAAACGACCACGGCCGCATCGTCGGCTGTGCGACGGGTTCCGCGCTGGAAGGGCACAACGAAGAGTCTGGGGAACCCTTTCGTGCGCGCGGTATCGATGCCGCGCGGATTTTCTACTGCGGCGAGTCCGTTCTCGATCCGTCGTTTCGCGGGCGCGGCTTCGGCCACGCATTTTTCGACGCGCGCGAGGCCCATGCCAGAGCGCGCGGCTATCGCTCGTCGGCATTTTGCGCCGTCGTCCGCCCCGATGATCACCCGCTGAAGCCGGCGGCCTATTCGCCGCTCGAACCGTTCTGGAAAAAGCGCGGGTATCGCAAGGCGGAGGGGCTGATTGCCACCTTCCATTGGAAGGACGTCGATCAGGCGGACGAAACAGCGCATCCCATGCAATTCTGGATACGGGAATTCGACTGA